From the genome of Lotus japonicus ecotype B-129 chromosome 6, LjGifu_v1.2, one region includes:
- the LOC130723913 gene encoding uncharacterized protein LOC130723913 encodes MGITLPFGVLAGLLSSDGFVSPSKEIQWLVSVFTGIVFCVIAYRLTAIFSSLLFTGYSKLNSAQKIEWNNRGISTFHALFGAFMSFYLLMLSDFFNDDSQETLVVSRSSTFSNAVLGISIGYFITDLAMILWRFPALGGLEYVLHHGLSMFAMIQSLLSGQAQIYILMVLFTESTTPFVNLRWYLDAAGLKNSKLYIWNGVALFFGWLVARIFLFIFFFIHMWIHFDEVEEIYPLGFYSVLMVPPVIAIMNVLWFWKIAKGMIKTLSKAKHSK; translated from the exons ATGGGAATTACTCTTCCTTTTGGTGTCTTGGCTGGTTTGCTTTCCTCTGATGGCTTTGTTTCTCCAAGCAAAGAAATTCAATGGCTGGTGTCTGTATTCACCGGTATCGTCTTCTGCGTTATT GCTTACAGATTGACTGCTATCTTTAGTTCTCTATTGTTCACGGGATACAGCAAATTGAACAGTGCACAGAAAATTGAATGGAATAACCG GGGAATCTCAACGTTTCATGCTCTTTTTGGAgcatttatgtcattttacctCTTGATGTTATCAGATTTCTTCAATGACGATTCACAAGAAACATTGGTTGTTAGTAGATCATCTACTTTCTCAAATGCAGTATTGGGG ATTTCTATAGGTTATTTTATAACAGATCTTGCGATGATTCTTTGGCGTTTTCCAGCTTTAGGGGGTTTGGAATAT GTTCTACACCATGGACTGTCCATGTTTGCAATGATCCAATCTTTGCTAAGTGGTCAAGCACAGATTTACATACTAATGGTCCTCTTCACCGAGAGTACAACACCTTTTGTAAATCTAAGATG GTACTTGGACGCTGCTGGTCTTAAGAACTCTAAACTATACATCTGGAATGGCGTTGCGTTGTTCTTCGGGTGGTTG GTTGCAAGGATTTTCctgttcattttctttttcatccaCATGTGGATCCATTTTGATGAG GTGGAAGAGATCTACCCATTGGGTTTCTACAGCGTTCTTATGGTACCTCCTGTGATAGCAATTATGAATGTGTTATGGTTCTGGAAGATTGCCAAGGGTATGATTAAAACTCTTTCAAAAGCAAAACACAGCAAGTGA